Within the candidate division KSB1 bacterium genome, the region AGCGGCGATTGCAGCAGCCAGACGGCCAAAGAGGAGATCTAAAAACAGTTTCTGTGAGATTATTGCCGCTTCTTCATGTTTTTCCCCATCCCCAACCGGTTCGGAACGATATCCGAGCCGGTTTTTTTATCATCGGCTATTGAAAGATGCCAAAGACGCTAAGTTTATCATCAGCACATTCTAAAGGCTCTTTGGTTTTTGCCTAGCTTTATAAAAAATGCTTGCTCGGCATCGAATAGTTGATTATCATTCCATTGAAACCACCGAAAATCCATTCGGCTCTGCAAATCAAAGCATTGCCGTTTCAAGAATGGCCGCCCCTCTGCGAACGAGGGAAAAGCAGAAGATAAAAAACATCAGGGGGCAACCCTTATGGTTGATGCTACGAAACGTCCCATCGCCTCTATCCAATAAACCGCCGCAACAACCATGACGGCACAACCGCACCGCCGCCGTATCACTGACTGACACCAAACGCCGTCGATCGAACGACGCCGAAAATTCCGATCGACGCCGCAAAAATTTGCCGATGCCCGATTCCCCGCGCGCCGATCCACAATCGCGGTTGTTCATCGCGGAATGATCGTCGTCGCGTAGTCGCGTAGTCGCGTAGGGGCAACCCTGCGTGGTTGCCCCAATGAAACGCGTGTTTCCCCGATTAAATACGTGGTTGCCCCGAAAAAACGCGCGGTTGCCCCGATTAAATACGTGGTCGCCCCGATAAAACGCGCGGTTGCCCCGATGTAACGCGCGGTTGCCCCTACATGACGATCGGCCGCCGCATTGCGCATCGACGATGTTTGGGCGACCACATAGGGTCGCCCCTACGAAATGGACCGCCGCACATATCCGACGAACCGGTGCGACAACCATGATGGGACAATCCGATCGGGTCGCCCGTCCGGTATTGCGCGGCATCGCGGGCGTTCATCACGGAACGACCGCCGTGATTATCGGCGCAATCATGTAGGGGCAACCCTGCGTGGTTGCCCCGATTAAATACGTGTTTGCCCCGATTAAATACGTGTTTGCCCCGATTAAATACGTGTTTGCCCCGAAAAAACGTGCGGTTGCCCCGATTAAATACGTGGTCGCCCCGATGTAACGCGCGGTTGCCCCAATCAAACAATCGATCGCCGCATTGCGCATAGACGACGTTTTGGCGACCAAATAGGGTTGCCCCTACGAAACGCCCCGACATTCATATCCGCCGGCCGTTCGCCCGCAAACGGCCAAAACCGATCGACCGAAAATAAAAAAACCTCCTCCGAAACGATCTTCAGAGGAGGTCGAGGGAAAACAAAAGGCGTTATTTCTTCAAAATCGCCTTCATCACCTTTTCCTTGTCCAGTTTTTTGGTGCAGAAGAACCAGTCGTAGCAGGTAATGTCTTCTTTTTTGCTCTCCATGCGCTCTTTGGCGACGCCGCAGGAACCGGCCGGCGGCACGATGACGTCATCGCCCGGGCGCCAGTCGGCCGGCGTGGCTACCTGGAATTCGTCGGCGGTCTGCAGTGCGATCAGCACGCGGTACAGCTCGTCGAAATTGCGGCCCAGGCTGAGCGGATAGTAAATGATGGCGCGAATGATGCCCTTGGGATCGATAAAAAAGACCGCCCGCACCGCCTTGGTCGAGCTCTCTCCCGGCTGGATCATACCGTATTTCTTGGAAATCTCCATGGTAATGTCTTCCACCAGCGGGAACTTGACCTCGACGTTCTTCATGCCCTTGTACTCGATCTTTTCCTTGATCGTGCGCAGCCAGGCAATGTGGCTGTACAGGCCGTCGACCGACAGACCGACCAGTTTGCAGTTCGCCTTGTTAAACTGTTCTTCCATCGAAGCAAAGGTGATGAACTCCGAGGTGCAGACGGGAGTAAAGTCCGCAGGATGGCTGAAGAAAATCACCCATTGACCTTTGAAATCATCCGGAAAATTGATCTCCCCCTGCGTGGTGACCGCTTTAAAAGCCGGCGCTTTGTCGCCGATTCTCGGCATGGGAACGACTTCGTATTCCATAAAAGCCTCCTTTTCTTATATCTTTTTCAAATTCAACGAGACCTTTCGGCTCTGTTTAACACACTTGTTTGATAATTATTCTAAATTTTAGATTCAGAGTTTTTCAATATTCGCCGTTTTTAACCTGCCATTCAATTCGTTCGTTCCGACCGAAGCGCAGATGCAGGCGAAGGATATGCTCATCCATCATTTTAAATGTACAGTCGCCCTGGTCGCGGTGCAGGAAAATTCCGCCTTGTGTCCACGGGTGCGCCTGCGGCAAATAGATAAAGACGTTGTGCTCCGATCCCGCCGGCGCCGTGCTGACGCCCTGCAGCGCTTGCGCGCTTTCGTCCCAATGAACCTTCTCCAGCTCGACGGCCCCCTGCAGAATGTGGCGGTCCGTGCCGATGACCTGCGGCACGCCGCGCTTTTCGTGCAGCGCCAACAGGGTCACGCCGGTCGGCGGAACGAGGACCGTCAGCTCGCCCTTTACCTCGCCGAAAAACGCCTCGCGCCAAAAGTCGAAAGCCAGGTAGGTTTTATTATTGTCGAGGAAAAGTCGCTCCATCGGCAACGTATAGCTGCAACAGTCCGTCTCATCGTCGTTGAAAAAGGCGGCGATCGTCCATTCTCCAAAGGGTCGCTTTATCGGCAGCACCTGGATGCGCGCCGGATCACGGTCGAGCAGGTCTGCCGCCCGCGCCGTCTCGCCGTAAGCCGGCAGCGCTTTTTTGAGGATTTCGAGGCGCGTCGGGTCCAGATCGGTCAGGCGGTCGCCCGAGATGACGTTGCCCCCGCTAAGGGCAATGATCGTCGCCACCGCCTGCGCCTGGGAATAACTGAGCAGGCCAAGGCAAAGGTGATCGGCATCGTTGATCCAGGTGCGCTTGTGAAAGTACCATCGTTTGGCGACCGCCGCCGCGCTGCCGGTGGTCGAGACGTACTGCCGCCAGGCGTTCGACCGAAAGCCGTAGTTTTGATCCAGCTCGATGCGCATGCTGTCGATGAGGCCGACGGTCACCGGTCCCGGACCGCAGTCCTGCAGGTGGCAGTGCGGCCCCGCTGCTTTGCGCATGATTTCGAACGCGCGGCGATAGGCCATGGCCGGGGAAATCGAGGGGTCGTAATAGCGCTCGGCGCTGAGCAGCGACCAGCCGACGAAATCGACCTTGATCATCTCGTAGCCCCAGCGATTGGCGACCGTGTCGAACAGATCGTAAAGCCACTCGGCGGCCTGCGGGTGCGTGATGTCCAGGCAATAGCGTCGCGGATTCTCGCTGCGCGCCCAATCCGAGTCTTCGCTCGGCCAGGGGCCCACCCGCTTCAGGCGACCGTCCGGGTGCCGCAGCAGCCAATCGGGGTGCTTTTGAAACACCTCGGTCGGCTCCGAAATGACAAAAGGCGCAATCCACAAGCCCGGTTTAAGCCCGAACGCGCGGATACGGTCCGCCGTCCACTTCATGCCGTTCGGAAAGCGTTCGTTGCCCTCCCACTCGCCGTGCCAACGCTGATACCCTTCGTCGATTTGAATGTACTCGAGTCCGAACGGTTTGAGAACCCGCGCAGCAAATTCGGCGTTGCGCAGCACTTCTTCTTCCGACACCTGCTCGAACGTATAGAACCAGCTGCACCAGCCGTGAACAGTCGATTCGAAGCGCGCCGAGTTCAGTCTGCCCATCCAGGCGGCAAAACTTTCCAGCGCCGCATACGGATTTTGTCCGATCAGGAATGCGAACGGTTCGGATAGAATCTCCCCGCCCGGCGGCAGCACAAACCCATCGGCAAGGGTCGAATCGGCAATAAGTGAAAGCGCACTTCCCTGCTTTTCGACCCGCACTTTGCCCAGCGCCGACTGATTGCGCCAATAACCGCATACCAGCCCTTCGCGCCTGTAATCATCGAACAAGCCGAGATTCCACCAACTGACGATCGGTTCCTCGACGCTCTTCAGATCGATCAGGCTGCCGGGATCGCTGTACATCTGCCCGTTGGTCAAAATCCTGCTTACCGGCCAATGCAGGCCGCCGCTTTCCTCCCCTGCCGCCAACGGCGAGAGCCGCTTGAGGATCATGGGTTTGCCGGAGACGTTGCGGCAACCCGCCTCGATAGCCGCCGCCGCAAGGCCGCGGTAGAGCGTCAGGTGCAGCCGAAAATCGAGCCGATGCGCGGCGTCCGCGGCCTTTACCACAATACGGCGGCCGGCGCCGACGGCATCGCGGACCTGCTCGATTCCAACGCTGAAGCGATAGTCGGCCGCGCTCATCATGCGCAGACCGTCGGCGGTTTCCGCCTGCACGACGGCGCGGGTTAGCAGCGGTACACCGCCGCGATCAATATCAAAGGTTCCGGTAGCGGGGGCGAAACGAACGCGGAAAAATTCGTTTTCGATGACCGCGCTTTTTCGAGGCGATGCGTCCAGCGTTCCGCCGATAGGCAACAGCGCGCCGCTCAACGCCAGGCTGCGGCAAAATTCGCGGCGGTTGATTTCATTACGTCTTTTCATCGCCCCTTCTTTTGCATTCTTAATGGTCGACAGCCCGCAGCTCTGTCGGTCCGTTACTCTTTAGCGCCGAAAAAGATGATCTTGGCCTCAGGCCCGCGGCATTCAGCTTCGATGATCGCCCGTCCCTTGTGGTCGAACGTCACCTTGACGCCTTCATTGTGCCACACCTCGCGTGCGACCGCATTGGCGGTGACATAGCGAAACGTTCCGCCGAAATGAGCGTCCTCCAATTTCACCCACGGGTTTTTATAGTTGAAGAACAGCACCACTGCGCCTCTGCCGTTGGCGGGATTGATCTTTTCGTGGATCTCGGGCACGCCGCCGATCGAACCGGTCCGCACCGGCGAAGCCAAAGCCATGTCTTCGCGCACCTGCTTGTAAAGTTCCAGCACTTTATGAAAAGTCGCCACCCCGGCTTCGGAGACCTTTGGCAGATCGCCCCAAATGCCGTTTTGACCCAGAATGAGCGAGCCGAGGTTGAGATACTGCGAACGCAGAGGGTCGTCGGGCAAATAGTGGGTCAAAAACAGCACCGAGGGAATCCACTTGTCATAGACCAGCGGCGCTCGACAGACGCGCGCCCGCGCCGGGCCGGGAAACACAAATACATTGGCTCCCATGCCTCCGCCCGGGGCAAACAGCGTATCGTCGAACGACACATAGTAGGGGCCGTTGTTCATAATAAAATATTTTCCGGCGGCCAAGAATTCCAACCCGAAGGCGCGTTCCCCTTCGGTCACATCGAAATCGACAATGGCCTCAGGGCAGGCGGCGCACAGCTTGTCGACGATTTTTTTCATGTATCGGCTGAGCAGAAACGAGTACGCCTCGCCGCGCTCCTGCGGTGAAACCGAGGCGTCGCCGTGAAAGTGGTTGGGATCGTTGCAGCCGTATTGACCGATGGCATCCCACTTGAAATAGGTGACCCCCAGCTCTTTGGAAAGGCGAATCAGTTCATCGGCATAGGCGTCGGCAAACTTGCTCACCAGACACATCGGATAGCTCTCTTCCGTTTCCCAGATAGAATAAGGTCCTTGGGGGTTGCCGTCCCAAGTGATTTTGCAGTCCGGATGCTTCTGCAGGATCGTACTGGATACTGCGGCGGTGTTGTTAAACCAGAGGCCGAGCTTCATGCCGTAGCCGTCGAGTTTGGCTTTGACGGTGCGCAGCGAGTCGGGAAAGCGCGCAAGCGAGACTTGCCAGTCGCCGGTCTTTTGATACCAGCCGGTGTCGATGACGAACACTTCGATGCCCATGCGGTG harbors:
- a CDS encoding peroxiredoxin gives rise to the protein MEYEVVPMPRIGDKAPAFKAVTTQGEINFPDDFKGQWVIFFSHPADFTPVCTSEFITFASMEEQFNKANCKLVGLSVDGLYSHIAWLRTIKEKIEYKGMKNVEVKFPLVEDITMEISKKYGMIQPGESSTKAVRAVFFIDPKGIIRAIIYYPLSLGRNFDELYRVLIALQTADEFQVATPADWRPGDDVIVPPAGSCGVAKERMESKKEDITCYDWFFCTKKLDKEKVMKAILKK
- a CDS encoding alpha-galactosidase — translated: MKRRNEINRREFCRSLALSGALLPIGGTLDASPRKSAVIENEFFRVRFAPATGTFDIDRGGVPLLTRAVVQAETADGLRMMSAADYRFSVGIEQVRDAVGAGRRIVVKAADAAHRLDFRLHLTLYRGLAAAAIEAGCRNVSGKPMILKRLSPLAAGEESGGLHWPVSRILTNGQMYSDPGSLIDLKSVEEPIVSWWNLGLFDDYRREGLVCGYWRNQSALGKVRVEKQGSALSLIADSTLADGFVLPPGGEILSEPFAFLIGQNPYAALESFAAWMGRLNSARFESTVHGWCSWFYTFEQVSEEEVLRNAEFAARVLKPFGLEYIQIDEGYQRWHGEWEGNERFPNGMKWTADRIRAFGLKPGLWIAPFVISEPTEVFQKHPDWLLRHPDGRLKRVGPWPSEDSDWARSENPRRYCLDITHPQAAEWLYDLFDTVANRWGYEMIKVDFVGWSLLSAERYYDPSISPAMAYRRAFEIMRKAAGPHCHLQDCGPGPVTVGLIDSMRIELDQNYGFRSNAWRQYVSTTGSAAAVAKRWYFHKRTWINDADHLCLGLLSYSQAQAVATIIALSGGNVISGDRLTDLDPTRLEILKKALPAYGETARAADLLDRDPARIQVLPIKRPFGEWTIAAFFNDDETDCCSYTLPMERLFLDNNKTYLAFDFWREAFFGEVKGELTVLVPPTGVTLLALHEKRGVPQVIGTDRHILQGAVELEKVHWDESAQALQGVSTAPAGSEHNVFIYLPQAHPWTQGGIFLHRDQGDCTFKMMDEHILRLHLRFGRNERIEWQVKNGEY
- a CDS encoding alpha-galactosidase gives rise to the protein MIRPLLVLLFISMLWAQPKIENEAAQIKVINSPSALWRYELKGERFSFTIAPPVCEIDGKATALRWQIFQVQSKPLFNGVTEYTVSGPVAGDAELKLEWIVRLSPDNPVVRFCYRLTASSPRFLTKNSGENLTYFVTSFASLPKVFEVRLSEYDELVHCYLPAERPVEDRFFENALMLDGPILIGGDGRHTLLLAYEHGSQLPDRYLGFQLSPNRQVGLKAVKGNYWSRYPLVEGYETLWMEAAAVKGGKEAMASQFRLHVLKYFSPNLTSRKPYIFYNTWNYQERNYCWNGKPYLDSMNLERMLQEIEVAHRMGIEVFVIDTGWYQKTGDWQVSLARFPDSLRTVKAKLDGYGMKLGLWFNNTAAVSSTILQKHPDCKITWDGNPQGPYSIWETEESYPMCLVSKFADAYADELIRLSKELGVTYFKWDAIGQYGCNDPNHFHGDASVSPQERGEAYSFLLSRYMKKIVDKLCAACPEAIVDFDVTEGERAFGLEFLAAGKYFIMNNGPYYVSFDDTLFAPGGGMGANVFVFPGPARARVCRAPLVYDKWIPSVLFLTHYLPDDPLRSQYLNLGSLILGQNGIWGDLPKVSEAGVATFHKVLELYKQVREDMALASPVRTGSIGGVPEIHEKINPANGRGAVVLFFNYKNPWVKLEDAHFGGTFRYVTANAVAREVWHNEGVKVTFDHKGRAIIEAECRGPEAKIIFFGAKE